TTATCAGTTTTTTGCATGGAAAGGCTTTTGATTATCCTAATTTTTATACACATGATGAATTGGAAAAACTCAAAGCAGATATCAATGATCTTTTTCATGAGATCATGTCTAAAAATCCAGTTAAAAATAATATAGCTATCATTTCTGCAGGATCTCCTGGCTCAGGAAAAACAACTCTTTTATGGCAGAAATTACAAGAAGAAACTCAAGCTGGTTATAACTACGCCCATGTATCTCCTGACGAGGTTTGCTTAAAAGGTCAAAAGAGAACATATGTCGCTGATATAGAAGCAGGAGATCGTTCCAAGGAAGCTCGAGAACAGGCTTACACAAAATGGAGACCTGGTTCCAATGCAGCAACGCATTTGCTTTTAGCAAATTTAATTAGAAAAAAATATGCTTTTTATTTCGAGACAACCTGCTCAAGTCCGCAAACTTGTAAATTCTTTGAATTTTTAAAAAAACAAGGGTATCGAATTAAAATCCTTCACGTGATTGCTTCAGATAAAGTACGTTGGGACTCCATTCAAGAACGCGACAAGACATTTATCCAAACCACGGAACAAGACATTCGAGAAAAAGGCTTGTTGGTTCCTCAACGAATTAATGACACTTTTTTAAAGTATGTTGATGAAATTGAATTTTACTATCGTAAAGAAGTTTCTCAGGATGCCCTCTTAGCTGCTCGTTGGATTAAAAATGATGACACATTTGAATCATTAGGAACACTTAAAGTTATCAATTCCGAGGCTTATGAAAACGTTAAAGCGACCCACAATATAGCAATCGAAATCCTTGATAAACCTGAGCTTAAATGGGAAGCGACAATTGAATCTGTTTCTTCTATATTGTAAAGAAGGTTGGGTTGTTAACGACTTTAAAATCACGGAATGAAAGATTCTTTTTTTGCGCTAACATTATGCCCCGAATATCATTAGACCCAGTCCTAAAAAAAGGCAATTATATGTACACCAAATATCACTTCTAGCGAAAGATATTTTTAATGAGTGGGATTCTCTTTTGTTTTCCCTGTTAGAATATCTTGTAATTGTTCACAAAATCTATATGGTGAGGTAAATTCTCTTTCAGCAGAATTAATAGTCATTTTAACGAGATTTGAAAATTTCTCTTCGTCCTGGTAAGTCTCTGTTAACTCTTTTTCAAAAAATAATAAAGCTCGACGTGCAAGTCTATCTGCGCGTATTGTGGCACTGTCTTTATCAAGAAGGCATTTGTTCGCCACTCGTTGTGCTGTTTGTATAAATTGTTTTTTAATTTCCGCTTTTTTTGCTTCAGAAGCATTATGAAATGCACTAGATTCAGTTAAAGAAACGTATGGCATTTTTATTTTCTAGATCCTTCTTCTTTTTCAGCTTGTTTTTTGCGTAGTTTATTTAATTCTTCATGACGTAATTTCAAAAGCTTATCCTTTTTCATGAGTTATACAACCTCTTTCTATAACTCACAATTATTCTGCTTCGTGATTTATAGTTCAAATATTTTTTTTTATAAACCCTCATAAATAAACAGGTTAGACAAGAAAGTTTCGGAAGAGGAGCTACCAATTCGTACCATATCGCTCATACCGGTGAAGATTAAAATCTCTATTGAGCAAATTATCCCCTTTATCAAAAGTTAGTACCTAAGATTAGGGAATTGAAAACCTTAGGAATGACAAATATTGAAATTTCTATAAAACTCAAAATCAGCAAAACAACGGTTAGGAAAGGATTAAATGTCTATTTCTTATAGCGTTTCTCTTTATGTTCTTCTGAAATCAAGTTAAATAGATAGAGAATTCATTACTACTAAGATTGTTTAACTATTAACTATTTAGTTGAATTACAAATAGTTTTTTAATTCTTTTCGAAAAGGTGATTTAAAATGAATTAAAAACATTCTAAGAATATCTTGATAAAAATAAAAAGTATGTTGAAGTATTCTTTCCAGGTCATTTACATCTCCACTTAACAATATTTCCAAAATATCATCTTCTCCAACCGAAATAAATGTATCTAGCCCATGACGTAATGTTAAATGAGAATTAGAACTATACAATCTATAAAAGCTTTCATATTCAACTTTTAAAGATTCTGAGCGATATTTTTTTATTCTATTGAATTCATCAATTTTTTCTGCCCTATTATAGGCTTTTTGAAAACTTATACTTTCGGGATATTTTTTTTTGATTGTATTAATAATCTTATCAAAAGATTTTATCTTTTTATTAAGATGTTTTTCAGAAAGATTTTTTAGCATTGGAACACAAAGTCTGCGTTTTTTTAACTCTAGCATCCTTTCTAACATCTTTTTTTCCTCATTATAACTCTCGAGTAAATATCCATAGACTCCATCTAATCCCTTAGAAGCAAATAATGATTTTGCGTTTATGCGATTTTCTATCAACGACCGCATGAGAACGAAACAACTATGTGTCCTTGATTGTTTGCAAAGCTCATAAATGCCCTCTGTATAATTATGTGCTGCACTCATCATTAACAAAAAAAGTTTTTTTCGAATTCTTATCTTCTTCCTATCAATTTTTGAATTTTCAAGACAATCTGCACCAAAGTTAACAATTTTACATAATTGATCTAGAGCCTTTGATTGCTCATCTGTTAAGTTTAATAAATTCACACAATCTCCTTATTTTTTCTTTTTATAGAACTTTGCAAATCAGAAGCTTTCCAACGACAGCCTTTTAAAGAATCATATTTTGCACAGTTCTCATTTGTCATGAGGCCTTTCTTATTCTTTTGACGAATTCGAAACATAATATCCGATTTTCTTCCCATTTTCGATATGTTTGATAGGTGAGAAAGTATGACCTTCCCTCTATATATAATGAAGCAAGTCAATAGAATTTTAATTTTTATAGGTCTCTTTATTTAATATTCTACGAATAGTTGAGTTATGAGCTCCTCGTTCCTTTGCAATATCAGATATACTTTTTGTTGGTGGTTCATTTCGAATGGAAATAATGTCTTTTTCAGAGAACTTTGCACTCCCATTCCGTGAACCTTTTGCCTGCCTGCCCTTTCTAATCATATCTTTGGAATTTTGTGCTCTCGATGCCACAAAAAGGTGACCAACATTTACACAAGCTCTATTATCACAATGATGACATACACACTTTCCTTCTGGGATTGGTTCTCCAAATACCTGTTCCCATACCACTCTATGTGCTGAATAAACCTTCCCTTGAAGCTTAAATTTTGGATATCCTTTTGATGTTGTTCCTGTCCAAATCAAACATTCTCCTTGTTTCTTTGTGTTTTTTTCAAAAACATCATCAAAATCTCTATACTTCTTGGAACAACCACAACTATTAACGTTTCCAGAATTAAGATATCCTTTATGCAACTCTATTTCATTACCACAATCACAAATAACCAAGAAATAACGTTTACTGTTTTTAGAATAAAGGTATTCTTTTACCGTAAGTTTCCCACATCTCTTATTTAACATAATTAAATCATCTCTTCTGTTCATTTCATAACTCCCAATAAATTTTCTAATTTTTCATTCAATTCAAAAAGCTTTTTTTCATTATCCAAATCCATAAAAACCTCCTATTTTTGTAACCACCATGCAATGGCTGCTTAAACATAAAACAAAGGATACCCCCTCTCACCAAAAAGTCAAGCAAAAAATTTTGTTTATGGAAGCGTAAACAGTGAAAATAGTGAGGGTACCCTTAATTGATATTGAGGATGGAAAAGTAATCGGAATAATAATTAGAGCGGAAAAAGTCCAATCAGAATTACAAAATCTTTTAAGTTTTATAAAAGCAGGTAACTTTTCCAAAGTGGTATCAGACGCGATCAGCGATGCAGAAAATAGACAGGACAAATTAAAATCAGAAATGCAAGCTTTGGTATTTCAGAAAAAAGGAGCTTTCAAGTCCCCTCCTAAAGAATGGATAAATCACAGACTAGAAAATTTTTATAAAACTTTAAACAAAAACACCAAGTCTTCAGCCTTAGCATTAAAAGAATTATTAGGCACTATCGAAATGGAACCTATACAAAATGATCCTGTTATCGAAAATGGCCACATTACCTGGCTCATTCCAACCTTGAAACCCTTGCATTATTAGATCAAGAGAACAAAGATACAAATTGCTTAGCAAAACGGAAGAGGAGGGATTCGAACCCCCGGACGGTTGCCCGTCATCTGTTTTCAAGACAGGTGCATTCGGCCGCTCTGCCACTCTTCCAAGGCATCAGTGTACAAAATTTATGCGACTTATTCAAGAACTTGATTTGTGAGAAACTGGGTAAAATTGCGGAAATAAATATTAGCCAATTTAGAAATTATCTCCTTAGTTTCATGGTTTGCCAGAATTGGCAAATCTTATGTCATATACCTTTATATCAAAGACTTTCACCAAAAATCAAGCAACTAAAAGCGCTTGGGATGTCAAATGATGATATCGCAACCAAGCTCAAAATCAGTCGAAAAACTGTTAATAAAAGTTGTTCCCTTCTTTTAAAGAAACTAGAAAAATTTATTAAAATGTTATATCATTTAATTTATTCATAAAAATAGTCCTGGGATCTTATATGGGAATATTAAAAAAATCACACACACTATCTCTATCTGTTTTATTAATGGTTACTTTTATAGATTTTATGGGTATGGGATTAATTTATCCTATTTTTTCTAAACTATTCTTTGACACCTCTATTCCCTTCTTTTCTTCAGAAACAAGCAGTGAAATAAGAGGGATTTGGCTTGGAGTTTTATTTGCTTTGATGCCTTTTATTCAATTTTTCTCTCTTCCTATTTGGGGCGCAATTTCAGATAAAAAAGGAAGAAAAAAACCCCTGCTACAAAGTCTTTCTTTTTCTTCATTAGGTCATTTTATTTCCATTTTTGGAATAATATTCAATAGCATATGGATATTAGTTATTTCTAGAATCATCTTGGGAATAGGTGCTGGTAATATTTCCATTGTACAAGCATCTATTGCTAACATTAGCACTAATGAACAAAAAGCTAAAAATTTTGGTCTTTATGCTATGGCAATAGGAGCGGGTTTTACTTTTGGGCCTTTTATTGGTGGAGGACTTTCAATTTATAGTTTTAGTTTTCCTTTTTCTTTTTCTTGTATATTAACATTAATCAATATAGTTTTAGCAGCTCTCTTTTTCAAAGAACCCCTACATACATTATATGAAAAAGCAGTTAGTTTTTCAGTAGGACTAAAAAATCTCAAGAAAGCATTTACGACTAAAGCAATTAGAACGTTTTTCCTTTGCTCTTTTCTAGTTAGTTTCGCTTGGACTTACTTTATGGACTTTTCTCCTGTTTACTTAATTAAAACGTTTCAATTTTCATCAGCACAAGTGGGTCTTTTTTATGGTGCAATCGGAGGGTTTTATGCTTTAAGTGCAGGTTTATTAATACGTCCTTTGTTATCTCGATATAAAACTCAACTCCTCTTTTGGGCCAGTAGTTTCTTGGGAGGATTATGTATTTTATCCATCCCTTATTACCCTTCTTATTATTGGTTAATCCCTTTTGTTATTATTTATAGTTACATTATTGCTTTTTTAAATCCCACTATAACAACAATAATATCTAACAATGCTTCTTCAGATATGCAAGGAGAAGCTCTTGGTCTTTTGGGATCTGTAAATACAGCTGCTTATGCAATAAGCGCTCTTATTGCTGGAGTGTTTGTCGGAATGAATCCGGTTTTTTCCATGTACATTGGAGGAAGTGTGATGTTAATCGCATCTTTTATAGTCCTAGGTGTTTTTAAGAAAAAGTTATTCTCATAAAAATTCAGAAATATATTCTTCTAGAGCTGGACGCATATGAAAAGTCCCAAGCAACTGCAAATACTCGTCCCAAGCTCTCAACCTATTCTTAGTTGACCCGTTAACCAACTTTGCGACTAAATACATAGGTATATCCTTACACTTAATAAATAATTAGTAATGAAATTATTGTCCTCCTATAAACCCTTAAAATCAAGGAGAATCCCCCATTAAACAGCAATCTTTTTCTCTATTTTTTCAAAAAAAATACGTAGTATAATACTCAAATGGTTTTGGGTTTTGATTATTTTTTTATTCAAATCTTTTTTCTAACCTATTATTTCTCAATTACATCTAATAAATCTAGAATATTGGCCTTATTACAAATTCGTTTTATTATTCTTTCATTCATTTAAAATTCTTTCTAAAAATTTGCAAAATAATATTCGTTTGTAATTTTGAAACCCAAA
This sequence is a window from Chlamydiota bacterium. Protein-coding genes within it:
- the tetA_3 gene encoding Tetracycline resistance protein, class C translates to MGILKKSHTLSLSVLLMVTFIDFMGMGLIYPIFSKLFFDTSIPFFSSETSSEIRGIWLGVLFALMPFIQFFSLPIWGAISDKKGRKKPLLQSLSFSSLGHFISIFGIIFNSIWILVISRIILGIGAGNISIVQASIANISTNEQKAKNFGLYAMAIGAGFTFGPFIGGGLSIYSFSFPFSFSCILTLINIVLAALFFKEPLHTLYEKAVSFSVGLKNLKKAFTTKAIRTFFLCSFLVSFAWTYFMDFSPVYLIKTFQFSSAQVGLFYGAIGGFYALSAGLLIRPLLSRYKTQLLFWASSFLGGLCILSIPYYPSYYWLIPFVIIYSYIIAFLNPTITTIISNNASSDMQGEALGLLGSVNTAAYAISALIAGVFVGMNPVFSMYIGGSVMLIASFIVLGVFKKKLFS